One Oncorhynchus keta strain PuntledgeMale-10-30-2019 unplaced genomic scaffold, Oket_V2 Un_contig_3968_pilon_pilon, whole genome shotgun sequence genomic window, AGTTAAAACATTCTCCCAGAAGGTGGGAATgatgtgcttcaacacctgcattgcttgctgtttggggttttaggctgggtttctgtacagcactttgagatatcagctgatgtacaaagggctatataaatacatttgatttgatttgtgtagtagaccttacagtgaaatgcttacttacaagcccttaaccaacaatgcagtttaaacaatattaataagaataagaaataaaagtaacaagtagttaaagagcagcagtaaaataacaatagtgagactatatacagggggtaccgctacagagtcaatgtgcagaggcaccggttagttgaggtttGGTAACATTTTTAGACTCAATTGTGTGTCCCTTGCAATGGTATAACATTACGATCTAAGACTGTTCTTATTGTTTTAACTAGGTTCTGGAGAAAAATTAACCATCGTTCTGTTTGGAAAGAAAGGAGCTCCAAAGAGTTCAATAGGAAATCTAATCCTACAGAAAACCGATAGAGATGGTTTTACCCATGATACGGAACTATGTGAGCGGAGAGAGAATCAATTATATGCTGCAATCAACACCCCAGACATGTTTGGAGAAGGCAATAATTCAGACCAGCAAATTATCGACTGTATGGCACTTTCATACCCCGGCCTTCATATATCCCTGCTTGTGATTCAAGATAGGCATGATACACCAGAGGAGGTTAAACAGCAAGTTGTTCACCTACAAGATACCTTTGGAGAAAATATTACAGCAAACATGATAGTTATGTTACCATGCAGGGATGAGATCTTTGCACTGGAACGTAATATCAATCAAAACATAAAATATCCCCTGGAAGTCTTGAACAATTATAATGATCTGCACAAAAAGTTACCAATGGACCGTAAGTTCTTCAAGTACACATACGAAAACTACAGTGAAGGTGTTGTACTAAAAAGAAAGGAAACACTGTCGGAAAAGAGAAAGCCCCAAAGGATGTAAGACTAAATTACATTaattacattttcttttttttctaataTTGTCAAAGTCACTAAAAGCGATTATACATGTGTTATGGTGTACTTAGGCCTATTGACTATGATGGTCATCCTGGAAAAGAGTTCAGAGGAACAAGATTCAGAGACCAATCAAAACCACAAGATGAGAGGTAAAATCAAATGACATTCAATACATTCTCTAATATTGTCAAAATCACTAAAAGCTATTATATATTTGTTATGGTGTACTTAGGTCTATTGACTATGATGGTCATCCTGGAAAAGAGTTCAGAGGAACAAGATTCAGGGACCAATCAAAACCACAAGATGAGATGTAAGACCAAATGACATtcaatacattatttattttcTAATATTGTCAAAATCACTAAAAGCTATTATATATTTGTTACGGTGTACTTAGGTCTATTGACTATGATGGTCATCATGGAAAAGAGTTCAGAGGAACAAGATTCAGGGACCAATCAAAACCACAAGATGAGATGTAAGACCAAATGACATtcaatacattatttattttcTAATATTGTCAAAATCACTAAAAGCTATTATATATTTGTTACGGTGTACTTAGGTCTATTGACTATGATGGTCATCATGGAAAAGAGTTCAGAGGAACAAGATTCGGGGACCAATCAAAACCACAAGATGAGATGTAAGACTAAATTACATTAATTACATTTTCTTTTTTCTAATATTGTCAAAGTCACTAAAAGCGATTATACATGTGTTATGGTGTACTTAGGTCTATTGACTATGATGGTCATCCTGGAAAAGAGTTCAGAGGAACAAGATTCAGAGACCAATCAAAACCACAAGATGAGAGGTAAAATCAAATGACATTCAATACATTCTCTAATATTGTCAAAATCACTAAAAGCTATTATATATTTGTTATGGTGTACTTAGGTCTATTGACTATGATGGTCATCCTGGAAAAGAGTTCAGAGGAACAAGATTCGGGGACCAATCAAAACCACAAGATGAGATGTAAGACCAAATGACATtcaatacattatttattttcTAATATTGTCAAAATCACTAAAAGCTATTATATTGTAACAACCGTGGGTTTAGAAGCGTGGATATCGaactgctccctgcctgtttcattacattggtgtcagaagtgatcgGACCTTGTGGCATTCAATACATtctttattttctattttctaaTTTGACCAAATtccattttctttattttctaacATTGTCAAAGGTACTAAAATCTATTATTTGTCATGGTTGTATACTTTAGGTTCAGTGATCCTGGCAGATCTCACGATGGGCCGGCAAGCAGATCTGGAAACTCAAAGACTGGTAAGCCCCAGGGTAGAATTGACTCAATAAGTGAAATCTTTACCACAAGCTATACTAGCCTGCATTGCGTTTTTATATCAAGCCACAAGTTTAACTGTAGAACTCCTTGCGCTATGCAATACAAAATACACTATATGCTTTTTAACATTTCTAAACATTTGGCTAATTTAACTCATGCACATTCCGCTGTATTTTTTGACATCAGTATAAAAATAACAAAATTTAGTTGACTATCCTCGCACCCATTTGAATCACATTCGGGCTAACAAAAATCTATAAATTATAAGTAATATCCTGTTCTCACTTTTTAAATATAGAACCTAAATCAATTTAAGAGCATCAGTAAACTAATTGAGAAGCAAGGTATATTGAAGCTGGATGAAACCATGTCTAACTCGATTGCTGCTATTATTGTTTCACCAGGTAAAAGAAACTATGAAAGCGATCCCAGCAACATTTTGAACATTgtgctactgggacagacaggaaCTGGAAAGAGCAGAAGTGGAAACACAATCCTGAGGAAAAACATTTTCCCATCAAGTGCAAGCTCTGTAACAGTTACAAAAGAGTGTCATGTAGAAAATATGAAGATGGGAGGGACAGAGGTTAGGGTCATTGATACCCCAGATTTCTTTGATGATTGTCTTAAACAACCAAGCAAACACATTGCGGATTGCATAAAGTGGTGTCAGACAGGGTTGAGTGTGTACTTACTGGTGATTCAGATTGGCCGATTCACAGATGGTGAACGAGGGATCTTGAAACAATTGAAAGGTATCTTCTCTGACATGGAACGATTTAAAGAGAGAACATGTGTCCTCTTTACTAATGGAGAGGACCTCAAACATATGAGCCTTGACACGTTCATCAATCAGGCTGACACTCACCTGAAAGAAATAGTAAGTTGCTGTGGGAACAAACATGTGTTCAAAAACACAAAGACAGACTACCAGCAGGTGATTGAGCTGATGGAGAAAATATACAAGTTACTGGGCAATGATCAAATGTCTCGTGACTTTGAGGAC contains:
- the LOC118378122 gene encoding GTPase IMAP family member 8-like isoform X3, with translation MTGSGEKLTIVLFGKKGAPKSSIGNLILQKTDRDGFTHDTELCERRENQLYAAINTPDMFGEGNNSDQQIIDCMALSYPGLHISLLVIQDRHDTPEEVKQQVVHLQDTFGENITANMIVMLPCRDEIFALERNINQNIKYPLEVLNNYNDLHKKLPMDRKFFKYTYENYSEGVVLKRKETLSEKRKPQRMPIDYDGHPGKEFRGTRFRDQSKPQDERSIDYDGHPGKEFRGTRFRDQSKPQDEMFSDPGRSHDGPASRSGNSKTGKRNYESDPSNILNIVLLGQTGTGKSRSGNTILRKNIFPSSASSVTVTKECHVENMKMGGTEVRVIDTPDFFDDCLKQPSKHIADCIKWCQTGLSVYLLVIQIGRFTDGERGILKQLKGIFSDMERFKERTCVLFTNGEDLKHMSLDTFINQADTHLKEIVSCCGNKHVFKNTKTDYQQVIELMEKIYKLLGNDQMSRDFEDWKTKHTDDKCTVS
- the LOC118378122 gene encoding GTPase IMAP family member 8-like isoform X2; translation: MTGSGEKLTIVLFGKKGAPKSSIGNLILQKTDRDGFTHDTELCERRENQLYAAINTPDMFGEGNNSDQQIIDCMALSYPGLHISLLVIQDRHDTPEEVKQQVVHLQDTFGENITANMIVMLPCRDEIFALERNINQNIKYPLEVLNNYNDLHKKLPMDRKFFKYTYENYSEGVVLKRKETLSEKRKPQRMSIDYDGHPGKEFRGTRFRDQSKPQDERSIDYDGHPGKEFRGTRFGDQSKPQDEMFSDPGRSHDGPASRSGNSKTGKRNYESDPSNILNIVLLGQTGTGKSRSGNTILRKNIFPSSASSVTVTKECHVENMKMGGTEVRVIDTPDFFDDCLKQPSKHIADCIKWCQTGLSVYLLVIQIGRFTDGERGILKQLKGIFSDMERFKERTCVLFTNGEDLKHMSLDTFINQADTHLKEIVSCCGNKHVFKNTKTDYQQVIELMEKIYKLLGNDQMSRDFEDWKTKHTDDKCTVS
- the LOC118378122 gene encoding GTPase IMAP family member 8-like isoform X1, whose product is MTGSGEKLTIVLFGKKGAPKSSIGNLILQKTDRDGFTHDTELCERRENQLYAAINTPDMFGEGNNSDQQIIDCMALSYPGLHISLLVIQDRHDTPEEVKQQVVHLQDTFGENITANMIVMLPCRDEIFALERNINQNIKYPLEVLNNYNDLHKKLPMDRKFFKYTYENYSEGVVLKRKETLSEKRKPQRMPIDYDGHPGKEFRGTRFRDQSKPQDERSIDYDGHPGKEFRGTRFGDQSKPQDEMFSDPGRSHDGPASRSGNSKTGKRNYESDPSNILNIVLLGQTGTGKSRSGNTILRKNIFPSSASSVTVTKECHVENMKMGGTEVRVIDTPDFFDDCLKQPSKHIADCIKWCQTGLSVYLLVIQIGRFTDGERGILKQLKGIFSDMERFKERTCVLFTNGEDLKHMSLDTFINQADTHLKEIVSCCGNKHVFKNTKTDYQQVIELMEKIYKLLGNDQMSRDFEDWKTKHTDDKCTVS
- the LOC118378122 gene encoding uncharacterized protein LOC118378122 isoform X4, encoding MMVILEKSSEEQDSETNQNHKMRGLLTMMVILEKSSEEQDSGTNQNHKMRCLLTMMVIMEKSSEEQDSGTNQNHKMRCLLTMMVIMEKSSEEQDSGTNQNHKMRCLLTMMVILEKSSEEQDSETNQNHKMRGLLTMMVILEKSSEEQDSGTNQNHKMRCSVILADLTMGRQADLETQRLVKETMKAIPATF
- the LOC118378122 gene encoding uncharacterized protein LOC118378122 isoform X7; translation: MMVILEKSSEEQDSETNQNHKMRGLLTMMVILEKSSEEQDSGTNQNHKMRCLLTMMVIMEKSSEEQDSGTNQNHKMRCLLTMMVIMEKSSEEQDSGTNQNHKMRCLLTMMVILEKSSEEQDSGTNQNHKMRCSVILADLTMGRQADLETQRLVKETMKAIPATF
- the LOC118378122 gene encoding uncharacterized protein LOC118378122 isoform X6, with amino-acid sequence MMVILEKSSEEQDSETNQNHKMRGLLTMMVILEKSSEEQDSGTNQNHKMRCLLTMMVIMEKSSEEQDSGTNQNHKMRCLLTMMVILEKSSEEQDSETNQNHKMRGLLTMMVILEKSSEEQDSGTNQNHKMRCSVILADLTMGRQADLETQRLVKETMKAIPATF
- the LOC118378122 gene encoding uncharacterized protein LOC118378122 isoform X8; translated protein: MMVILEKSSEEQDSETNQNHKMRGLLTMMVIMEKSSEEQDSGTNQNHKMRCLLTMMVIMEKSSEEQDSGTNQNHKMRCLLTMMVILEKSSEEQDSETNQNHKMRGLLTMMVILEKSSEEQDSGTNQNHKMRCSVILADLTMGRQADLETQRLVKETMKAIPATF
- the LOC118378122 gene encoding uncharacterized protein LOC118378122 isoform X5 — its product is MMVILEKSSEEQDSETNQNHKMRGLLTMMVILEKSSEEQDSGTNQNHKMRCLLTMMVIMEKSSEEQDSGTNQNHKMRCLLTMMVILEKSSEEQDSETNQNHKMRGLLTMMVILEKSSEEQDSGTNQNHKMRCSVILADLTMGRQADLETQRLVKETMKAIPATF